The stretch of DNA TCATCCATTTTTAACTTTTCTTTTCCATCctcattatatatatacttattaGAGCATTCATACAATAATCCTCCctccttattttttataagatcgctctttttcttttttttcatatctCTAGAAACTTTTAGATTTCCCATATTTTCTATCTTATCCTTTATACCCTTTTTAAAATAACGCATgtatattttcctttta from Plasmodium reichenowi strain SY57 chromosome Unknown, whole genome shotgun sequence encodes:
- a CDS encoding protein kinase, putative, which gives rise to MKNSKHQNKVEYNLNNISKQLDKRKIYMRYFKKGIKDKIENMGNLKVSRDMKKKKKSDLIKNKEGGLLYECSNKYIYNEDGKEKLKMDDSKNYKDNMCDNMKKKIEIVNIIPTSDTRQNYNETNEN